From a single Vanacampus margaritifer isolate UIUO_Vmar chromosome 15, RoL_Vmar_1.0, whole genome shotgun sequence genomic region:
- the cskmt gene encoding citrate synthase-lysine N-methyltransferase CSKMT, mitochondrial codes for MAPLSKSLLTSPRIFSACLRLHSSLSFEMIENMDKKATWDRFYSESSNKTFKNFEWFFGFEAVQNFIMPVLQTKVSPDTRLEVLDMGCGTSALGPSVYRHCPVPVRVTCGDISPVAVRLMQEHVRAKAVQPGNCSSQLDFVELDCTQLHKHFAPASVDLIVDKGTTDALLKSKEGKRSAGLVLKQCLTVLCHSGSLLQFSDEDPDARLLWLESEARTARVAVHEVGELRGVCYYCYQVTPSPKCETPTE; via the exons ATGGCTCCGCTGTCAAAGTCATTATTGACAAGTCCGAGGATATTTTCAGCATGTTTACGACTTCACTCTTCTCTTAGCT TTGAAATGATTGAAAACATGGACAAGAAAGCCACCTGGGACCGCTTCTATTCTGAAAGCAGCAACAAAACTTTTAAGAACTTTGAGTGGTTCTTTGGATTTGAAGCAGTGCAAAACTTCATCATGCCTGTATTACAAACCAAGGTGAGCCCTGATACCAGACTTGAAGTCCTGGATATGGGCTGCGGAACTTCTGCTTTGGGTCCGTCGGTTTATCGACACTGCCCCGTACCGGTTCGGGTCACGTGCGGGGACATTTCTCCTGTGGCTGTACGGCTCATGCAGGAGCACGTGCGGGCCAAAGCTGTCCAACCTGGCAACTGTTCTTCACAGCTGGACTTTGTGGAACTGGACTGTACGCAGCTGCATAAACACTTTGCTCCCGCCAGCGTGGATCTCATCGTGGACAAAGGCACCACGGATGCCCTGTTGAAGTCCAAGGAAGGGAAGAGGAGCGCCGGCCTGGTGCTGAAGCAGTGTCTAACGGTGCTGTGCCACTCGGGGTCTCTGTTGCAGTTCTCGGATGAGGATCCAGATGCCAGGCTGCTGTGGCTGGAGTCGGAAGCGCGGACTGCTCGTGTTGCGGTACATGAAGTTGGTGAGTTGAGGGGTGTCTGTTACTACTGCTATCAAGTGACCCCCTCTCCCAAATGTGAAACACCGACTGAGTGA